CACCATTTAAGTCATTCGACGCTTCATACAGAAGACCCGATAGGTACAGTAGATAGCCGTTTTGAACTGCCTTGAGCTTGTTACCTGCATCAGGGTAGCGTGACAGTACTGATCCCAAGTTTGGTGATAGACCTTGCTGCTTGAGCTGCTGCTCCGCCGATTGGAGATCTTTTTCTCTTGCTTGACGAGCTCGCTCTTGAACTCGATTAGCGCGTCTTACTTCGACCAACGCGCCTTCAAGATCATTGCTTTCAACGTAGTTAAGTCCAAGGTACAAGTGTAGAAAACCCAGCTCATAGTCAGGCGGGGTATACTCGGTAATGTTGTCGTTAATCGCCAACGCACCGACACTGGTTGCTGTGTCAGTAATCGAGATCAACGCTTTATCCTGCTGCACGCGCACCGCTTTATCACTTAATTCCAGCGCGGACTTACTTTGCGGGTAGTCGCGGTTCAAAAATTCCACTCTACCGCGTTCAAAGTTATCCAAAATTCCGCCCGCTACAGGCTCAGCTGGCAATGCTGACAAGGCCTTATCGTACTGACCTGTTTTTACCGACTGGTAAACAATCGTATTTTGCTGAGTATAGTGACTAAATAGATTGCCGGCGGAAAGCCCGGCACAAGCGGTCAAGGTCGCTGTAAGCGCGACCGTTGCCGTATGTTTAACGCAACGTCTTAACATAAATTTTGAATAACATGACTCATTTGTTTGTGAAACTATGACCGCTAAACGCCAATATGGTTGCAACTCGGCCGATATTGGCCACAGCTTCATTCGTACGCAACAGTCAGGATAACAACTTGGTTAACTTGCTACCTATGACGTTTTAGCCGACTAATAGGGGTCCAAGTGGACGACCGCCCACAAGGTGCATATGAATATGATAAACCTCTTGTCCACCATAAGCGTTGCAATTCATGATCAGACGGTAACCGTCATCAGCAATGCCTTCTTCTTTTGCAAGCTTTTTCGCGACAGTAAACATACGACCCATCATTGCTTCGTCATCAGCCTCAACATCATTCACTGTTGGGATCAGTTTGTTTGGAATGATAAGGATATGGCTTGGCGCACGAGGATTAATATCGCGAAACGCCGTCACTAAGTCATCTTGATACAAAACATCAGCTGGGATTTCTTTACGAATAATTTTGCTAAAAATGGTTTCTTCAGCCATGAAGGTCTCCAATTACCAGATAGGATACGTGTGTGAGTGAATACACTTAATAATAAAAGAAAGTATGCACCATGGGCTTAGGGATCACAATTGAAAGCAAACCCAACTAGCTACTTGTTTTTATTATTGTTCAAATCTTCAACGTGTCGACTCTTTCTCTCGAAGACTGAGCTAACACTTCTTCACAAAACTATCACTTTTGTTGTGTTTTTGATGAGTGCGTCATAAAACGTAGCACTGTTTATTAGATATATTTCAGTTTTTGCTATTTGTAACGATAGAGAGACATAGCACCAACTGATATTTAGTCCGCACGCAGATTGTGCGACAGGTTGGTGACAAGCGTCCAGACTATTTTTGTATCGTTTTTGTATTGCTGCACTTTATAGGGAGAGATAAATGCAGGGTTCTGTCATCAGAAGAATGTATGCCGGCTTTACGCTGATCGTCGTACTATTCGTCATCACTATTGCCATCATGCTTAACGGCATGAATCAGATTCACCAAAACTTTGGTTCGGTATCGAACACATCGTTACCCCTGGTGTCCATGTCTAACCAAACCAGTGTGCAGCTGCTATCCGCTGATAAGTCATTCAAAGACTTTCTCACTACGCAGAATGAAGAGCGCATGACCATTCGCCGTGAAGAGTTTACGGTATCGATGCAGAAATTTGGCGAGGCGCTTACTCAGCTTTCTGAAGTCAGCCAAGGTATCCCAGAGCTTGAAACGGCTATTACCGAATTGCGTGACGTGCAAACCCGTTATGACCAGGAAGCGCAAACAGCTATGGACAACTACCAGTCCATGTTTGCCGCGCAAGAGCAAGTTCAGCAATCGACTCGTCGCTTCCAAAAACTTCACGCTGACTTATCCGTGGGTATGAAAGATTATGTGGATGATTCATCGAGCATCTCGGTGAAAGTGATGGCGAAGAGCTACTTCATTAAACTTAAGGATGCTGAAATCATTACATCCGATGCGCTTGCTAGCAGTGATACAGAATTTGTACAGCAAGCCGTAAACAAAAACCGTAAGGCAGTGAGCCACTTAAACTACGCGTTCAATGGCCTAGTCACTCAGATGCCAGAGCTAAAAGACGCTTTTTCTGAGTCGGTAGCTCAATTTACGCAGGATGTCGGCCGCAAAGGTGGGGTACTCGACCAACACAACAACTACCTTATTGCTAAAGATGCCTTATACCAGAACATTGAAAGTCTAGCCGTCGTGGTTGACGATGCCATGGGAACACTTAATGGCTTCAATGACATTGCAACCAGTAACCTCAATTCATCATTGGCTCATGCCGGTGACATTTACAACGAAGGCGTCATCAAAGCCGTCGGTATCGGTTTTGTTGTAACATTGATTGCGGTTGGTATTGGCTATCACATTGCACAAAGTGTCCGCCAACCACTCAACAGCACGCTTAAGACGCTGGAGAGCCTAACTGAAGGCGACATGACTCAGCGTATCGAAGTGAAATACAACAACGAGTTCCGCCGTCTAGGGAATCACATCAATACCCTTGCGGACAGCTTACACAACGTTCTGGTCAAGCTTAACGATGCTTCGGACAACCTAACGGATACCGCAAGCAGCAACCAATCGACATCAGCCAGTGCCCAGCAACAGTTGAGCGCTCAGCGTGAGCAAACGGCTAACGTTGCTACAGCAATGACGGAAATGTCTCATTCGGTACAAGAAGTGGCGAACAGCGCGCAAAGCTCTCTAGAGAAAGTGCATGCCGTAGAGTCTGCATCTGAATCTGGTCGTCAGATCATGAGCACCAACATCAGCACGATCAACCAGCTTGAAACTCGTCTCAATGAATCGGTTGAAGCGGTGGGTGAGCTGCAACGCATGAGTAGTCAAATTGGTAGTATTCTTGATGTAATCCGCAATATTGCAGAACAAACCAACCTGCTCGCCCTCAACGCAGCGATTGAAGCGGCACGTGCAGGTGATCAAGGTCGAGGCTTCGCAGTCGTTGCGGACGAAGTTCGAGTGTTGGCACAAAAGACCACGGAATCAACCACAGAAATTGAAACCATGATCAGTAACTTACAGTCTAGCTCAAAGAGTGCTGGCTCAGTGATTGAAAGCTGCATGAAAGATATGGAGCTGTCCGTTGAGCAAGCTTCAAGTGCTAATGGCGCGATGGAAGAGATTCAAGCGCTCATTATTGAAATCAGCCAAATGAGTACTCACATCTCTCAAGCCGCTGCAGAGCAGAGCGAGACAACCGCTGACATCGCGAAAAACATTGAAGAAATCAATCACATCGCAGATGACAGTTACCAAGCCATGTCGCAAATTGCCGCGACCAGCCAAAGCTTAACTAGCCTTGCTAACCAACAAGGCGAACTGGTACATCGATTTAAGCTTTAACTTCGTCAATAAAGCGTAAATAATTCAACAAGAGCGAGATTCCTAGAGTCTCGCTCTTGTTTTTTAAACCTAACGCCATTATATCTTGAGTATGGCTTGCTTTACTTTTTAAAGACCTAGCGCAGGGCTGCGTTGGGTCGTCTTCCATTTTCTTCGGTAAGCCAAATGTTGAAGGAAACACTATGGCCGTTCATGTAGGCATCATTGACCAAGACCCGATTCGCTTGGTCACTCCATTACTCGATGACCGCACCGTCAGTCGTCATATCATTTTTATCGGTGACGAATCCCAGTTTGATATGTATGAGCGCCTGAGCGCCGTACTTGGTGAGCGAGAAATCACCTCTGAGTTTTTTGAAATTCCCAATATCGTCAACACCTCAGCCATCAAGCAATCCATTCTAACGCTCGCCAATACACTCAAAGAGAAAAACCTTGAGGTCAAGCTCAATGCAAGTTGTGGTTTAAGGCACAGACTGCTGTCCGTCTATGAAGTGTTCCGCACCTTCCACTGGCCTATTTTTGTAGTTGAGCCAAACAGTGACAAGATGTGCTGGTTGTACCCAGAAGGCGCACAGGATGCCCAGGTGCAAGACCACATTACTATTGGCGACTATCTAACCATCTTTGGCGCGAGAGGCGAGTTCACTGACTACGACCTACCACCACAGTTAGATAAGAAGCTGTACCAACTTGGCGAGAAATGGGCAAGTAACGCCCTAGAGCTTGGCCCTGGCCTTGCGACGTTAAACTACCTTGCGACTACATGCCGTAAAGAGCAGAAACTTGATGTCGCCTTGTCTGAGAAGCAGCAAGGCTACCGCGAGCTGAACATGCTAATCAGCGACCTAGTCGAGTCTCAAATCGCCAATTACGACAACGGGGTACTGACGTTTATCAGTGAAGACGCTCGACGTTTCTCAAACGGTGAATGGCTAGAGAACTTAGTTCATAGCACAGTGAAGCAAATCCGTGATGACTTGCCGACCATTCAAGATCACTCGCTAAATGTACAGGTGTATCGTCAGCTCGGAGAGCGTGAAGTGCGTAACGAGTTGGATGTCGCTTCCGTGGTGAACAACAAGCTGCACATTATCGAGTGTAAAACCAAAGGCATGCGGGATGACGGTGACGACACGCTCTACAAGTTAGAGTCACTGCGCGACCTCCTAGGTGGCCTGCAGGCACGAGCGATGCTAGTAAGCTTTAGACCCCTTCGTCACAACGACATTACTCGCGCAGAAGATCTGGGACTGGCACTTATCGGCCCTGATGAACTCAAAGATCTCAAACACCACCTCACTATCTGGTTCCAAGGCGCTGGCGGTATTGATGAGCGTGCGCGTCTGAGCTAATTTCCAACTAGCTCATACAAAAAAGGCTTGGCACAGCGCCAAGCCTTTTTGCTATCTAAATCTGAATTAAGCAGATTTGATTTGTTCACGCTTTACTGCAGCTTTATGCTTCATGCCAACGATAACCACACACACGTATGCGGCAATCGTTAGACCAAGGATAGCAAATGGTAGTGCTGCCCAGCCGTAACCATCAACGGCAATACCACTGATCACACTGCCAAAACCAAAGCCAAGCGAGATAAAGAACATCATCAGACCTTGAGTCAAACCGCCGCCAACAAACGTCAGACGTGCAGCAATCGCTGGAGAAATCATGTCCGTTACCGTAATACCTTGCAAGTAAACGAGGAATAGCGCTAGAGGAATGATGTAGTGCAGAGACATACCCGCTTCTGCAATCACATAAGCAATAGCAATCACCACGATTGATGCAACTGCAGATAGCTTAAATAGGCTTAGGTTACCAAAGCGTGCAACGAATTTTTCCGCGGCAACCAGAATCACTAAGCCAAGAATTGATGCTACCGAAAGGTTGGCTGCAGACAGAGACTGAGACACACCATAGCCATTCTCTAGTAAGTTCGGATATTGTGCTTGGAATGCACCTTGACCCGCACACAGTAGGCCAACCGCCAACAAGAATAGACCAAAGTTAGAGAAGATAACCTTAACAAAGCCAACTTTTGGTGCATCATCTTCTGCAGCTGCAGCTGCCATAGCTTCCGCGTTATCAAGAATACGCTGCGCTGGCTTCTTATTTGTTAGCATAGTGATAACCGCGAGCACTGCAACGATCGCCATCATTGCTATA
The Vibrio sp. CB1-14 DNA segment above includes these coding regions:
- a CDS encoding methyl-accepting chemotaxis protein is translated as MQGSVIRRMYAGFTLIVVLFVITIAIMLNGMNQIHQNFGSVSNTSLPLVSMSNQTSVQLLSADKSFKDFLTTQNEERMTIRREEFTVSMQKFGEALTQLSEVSQGIPELETAITELRDVQTRYDQEAQTAMDNYQSMFAAQEQVQQSTRRFQKLHADLSVGMKDYVDDSSSISVKVMAKSYFIKLKDAEIITSDALASSDTEFVQQAVNKNRKAVSHLNYAFNGLVTQMPELKDAFSESVAQFTQDVGRKGGVLDQHNNYLIAKDALYQNIESLAVVVDDAMGTLNGFNDIATSNLNSSLAHAGDIYNEGVIKAVGIGFVVTLIAVGIGYHIAQSVRQPLNSTLKTLESLTEGDMTQRIEVKYNNEFRRLGNHINTLADSLHNVLVKLNDASDNLTDTASSNQSTSASAQQQLSAQREQTANVATAMTEMSHSVQEVANSAQSSLEKVHAVESASESGRQIMSTNISTINQLETRLNESVEAVGELQRMSSQIGSILDVIRNIAEQTNLLALNAAIEAARAGDQGRGFAVVADEVRVLAQKTTESTTEIETMISNLQSSSKSAGSVIESCMKDMELSVEQASSANGAMEEIQALIIEISQMSTHISQAAAEQSETTADIAKNIEEINHIADDSYQAMSQIAATSQSLTSLANQQGELVHRFKL
- a CDS encoding MFS transporter → MLKKLGLEGWFSAHFAYGIVQIVFIPMMVPSFILARTGSATDAGLAMGLFGLAGLFAPVIGMLADKYKAHRLAQLFGMVSYLLAGACFLTAGSNFSMMAVGSVFFGTGSAILLMLNPVFITFAGYDAKTEASMLGRMAQVLIIGSLLSGIALAYVTDLGWSYEMRFIAMMAIVAVLAVITMLTNKKPAQRILDNAEAMAAAAAEDDAPKVGFVKVIFSNFGLFLLAVGLLCAGQGAFQAQYPNLLENGYGVSQSLSAANLSVASILGLVILVAAEKFVARFGNLSLFKLSAVASIVVIAIAYVIAEAGMSLHYIIPLALFLVYLQGITVTDMISPAIAARLTFVGGGLTQGLMMFFISLGFGFGSVISGIAVDGYGWAALPFAILGLTIAAYVCVVIVGMKHKAAVKREQIKSA
- a CDS encoding DUF1887 family protein; this translates as MAVHVGIIDQDPIRLVTPLLDDRTVSRHIIFIGDESQFDMYERLSAVLGEREITSEFFEIPNIVNTSAIKQSILTLANTLKEKNLEVKLNASCGLRHRLLSVYEVFRTFHWPIFVVEPNSDKMCWLYPEGAQDAQVQDHITIGDYLTIFGARGEFTDYDLPPQLDKKLYQLGEKWASNALELGPGLATLNYLATTCRKEQKLDVALSEKQQGYRELNMLISDLVESQIANYDNGVLTFISEDARRFSNGEWLENLVHSTVKQIRDDLPTIQDHSLNVQVYRQLGEREVRNELDVASVVNNKLHIIECKTKGMRDDGDDTLYKLESLRDLLGGLQARAMLVSFRPLRHNDITRAEDLGLALIGPDELKDLKHHLTIWFQGAGGIDERARLS
- the hinT gene encoding purine nucleoside phosphoramidase, translating into MAEETIFSKIIRKEIPADVLYQDDLVTAFRDINPRAPSHILIIPNKLIPTVNDVEADDEAMMGRMFTVAKKLAKEEGIADDGYRLIMNCNAYGGQEVYHIHMHLVGGRPLGPLLVG